The following proteins come from a genomic window of Trifolium pratense cultivar HEN17-A07 linkage group LG4, ARS_RC_1.1, whole genome shotgun sequence:
- the LOC123919696 gene encoding protein NRT1/ PTR FAMILY 5.10-like, with protein sequence MEESNDVLLEDELGLVDGAVDYSGQPAVRSKSGYWKSAWFIIGVEVAERVSHFGIQGNLISFLIGPLKQSTATAAENVNIWAGTASLLPLFGAFIADSFLGCYRTIIIASLIYILGLSLLTLSAMLPSLVKSKCQVDSTFIFCSPHSQVILFFISLYLVAIGQSGHKPCVQAFGADQFDDKHPKELIARGSFFNWWYFTMVAVCSATILVLTYIQDNYSWVLGFGIPCVVMIIGLIVFLLGTMTYRFNIKVNDKSPFLRIGRVFVAAVKKRRNTLSSPSIEEESGGIVLCQGSKQFNFLNKALLAPEGSEEDETCTLNEVEEAKAILRLIPIWATCLVYGIVFAQVFTFFTKQGKSMERTIFPGFDIPPASLQTITDLAIVLISPVYDRIFVPVARSLTGIPSGITMLQRIGTGIFLSIFTVIVAALVEIKRLKTAQEYELVDDPNAIVPMSICWLVPQYFLFGISEVFTMVGLQEFFYDQVPNELRSMGLALYLSIVGVGSFLSGFLISMIENITGKDGHESWFCDNINKAHLDYFYWLLTGLSVVGFTLFIYFSKSYVYNHKGIITQA encoded by the exons ATGGAGGAATCAAACGATGTTTTGTTGGAAGATGAATTAGGTCTTGTGGATGGTGCTGTTGATTACAGTGGACAACCCGCTGTTAGATCCAAATCTGGTTATTGGAAATCCGCTTGGTTTATCATAG GTGTGGAAGTGGCAGAGAGGGTGTCACATTTTGGAATTCAAGGGAACTTGATATCATTTCTAATAGGACCACTCAAACAAAGCACTGCAACAGCTGCTGAAAATGTGAATATATGGGCTGGAACTGCTTCTCTTCTTCCTCTATTTGGTGCTTTCATTGCCGATTCTTTTCTTGGATGCTACCGCACTATCATAATAGCTTCTCTCATCTATATCTTG GGACTAAGCTTGTTAACATTATCAGCTATGCTTCCTTCCCTCGTCAAATCTAAGTGTCAAGTTGACAGTACATTCATATTCTGTTCCCCACATTCACAAGTAATCTTATTCTTCATCTCACTCTATCTAGTTGCCATTGGACAAAGTGGACATAAACCTTGTGTTCAAGCTTTCGGGGCAGATCAATTCGACGATAAACATCCTAAGGAGCTCATAGCTAGAGGCTCATTCTTTAATTGGTGGTATTTTACAATGGTTGCAGTTTGCTCGGCAACAATTTTAGTCTTGACCTATATTCAAGATAACTATAGTTGGGTTCTTGGATTTGGAATCCCTTGTGTTGTAATGATCATTGGTTTGATTGTTTTCTTGCTTGGAACAATGACCTATAGGTTTAACATTAAGGTTAATGACAAGAGTCCCTTTCTTAGGATTGGTCGTGTATTTGTCGCTGCTgtaaaaaaaaggagaaacaCCTTATCAAGCCCATCAATTGAAGAGGAAAGTGGTGGAATAGTTCTCTGTCAAGGTTCTAAACAATTCAA TTTCCTCAACAAGGCATTGCTAGCACCAGAGGGATCCGAAGAAGATGAGACTTGTACCCTTAATGAAGTCGAAGAAGCAAAGGCAATATTAAGGTTAATTCCAATTTGGGCTACATGTTTGGTTTATGGTATTGTCTTTGCTCAAGTTTTTACATTCTTCACCAAACAAGGAAAATCTATGGAGAGAACAATATTCCCTGGTTTTGACATACCTCCCGCTTCTCTTCAAACGATTACTGATCTCGCCATTGTTCTCATCAGTCCTGTCTACGACCGCATATTCGTGCCAGTAGCAAGATCTCTCACTGGGATACCCTCAGGCATCACAATGCTTCAAAGAATCGGTACGGGAATTTTTCTATCCATTTTCACAGTAATAGTTGCAGCCCTTGTTGAGATTAAAAGACTAAAAACAGCACAAGAGTATGAACTTGTTGATGATCCTAATGCAATTGTTCCAATGAGTATATGTTGGTTGGTTCCTCAATACTTTTTGTTTGGAATTTCTGAGGTTTTTACTATGGTTGGTCTTCAAGAGTTTTTCTATGATCAGGTCCCAAATGAACTAAGAAGCATGGGACTTGCACTCTACTTGAGTATTGTTGGTGTTGGAAGCTTTCTAAGTGGCTTTCTCATTTCAATGATAGAAAATATTACTGGCAAAGATGGACATGAAAGTTGGTTTTGTGACAATATCAATAAGGCACATCTTGATTACTTTTATTGGCTACTTACTGGATTAAGTGTGGTGGGGTTTACTTTGTTCATTTACTTTTCAAAATCTTATGTTTATAATCACAAAGGTATAATCACACAAGCATAA
- the LOC123919694 gene encoding transcription factor bHLH80-like gives MQPSSGGGGGGLTRFHSTPASWIESFILKEEEVDERQQQQDNLSFTQLLSNNAVGGSSNSDSRSQPYLSHYYYNSSTHTPTSANASNNPFTQGVEDSADALDLKMDKILEDSVPCKIRAKRGFATHPRSIAERVRRTRISDRIRKLQELVPNMDKQTNTAEMLDEAVAYVKFLQNQIEELKEQQRRCKCTIHE, from the exons ATGCAACCTAGTTCCGGCGGTGGTGGCGGTGGTTTGACACGGTTTCATTCAACTCCGGCGAGTTGGATAGAATCATTTATTCTTAAAGAAGAGGAAGTTGATGAAAGGCAGCAGCAACAAGACAACTTAAGTTTTACTCAACTGCTTTCCAATAACGCTGTTGGTGGCTCTTCAAATTCTGATTCTCGATCTCAACCATATTTATCTCATTACTATTACAACTCTTCAACTCATACCCCCACTTCTGCCAATGCTAGTAATAATCCCTTCACACAG GGAGTTGAGGATAGTGCTGATGCACTGGACCTTAAAATGGACAAGATTTTAGAGGATTCAGTTCCTTGTAAGATTCGGGCTAAGCGTGGTTTTGCTACACATCCAAGGAGTATTGCTGAAAGG GTTCGGAGGACTCGTATTAGTGACCGCATAAGAAAACTTCAAGAACTGGTGCCGAACATGGATaag CAAACAAATACTGCAGAGATGTTAGATGAGGCAGTAGCTTATGTCAAGTTTCTACAAAATCAAATCGAG GAGCTAAAAGAACAACAACGAAGGTGTAAATGCACAATTCACGAGTAA